The Pedobacter frigiditerrae genomic sequence CCAGGTAATTGCGGTGTATTGGTTCACGCTTCGACTCCAAGAGCTTTATACGGAATGTTTCCGAAATCATTAGAAGTACAAATGCAACACCAAGATGCTGGAGATTTTTGGTGTATTGAAGAAGACATTACTGTGCCTGATATGGAAGCTCGTCGCGGACCAAAAGACACTTGGGGAGTTAACGGAAATAAGGCCAGAAGAATTAAAAACCTAACTGATGGCACAGAAAAACCATTAGGCGAATGGAATACTATGGTGATTGAATGTTATAAAAACAGTGTAAAAGTTTGGGTAAATGGTGTTTTAGTTAACGAAGGAACAAACTGTACTGTAGATAAAGGTCAGATTGCCTTACAAGCCGAAGGTTCTGAAGTTGAGTTCAAAAAATTAATGTTGAAACCGATTAAAAAGTTGAGTAAATAATTATAATTAATAGTGAGTAATCAAATTATAAACAAGTTACTTTAATTCAATAACCACCCCGCCCTATGGGCACCCCTCCAAAGGAGGGGAATGGCGTACTTAATTCCCCTCTTCTAGAGGGGTGGTCGAAGACCGGGGTGTTTAACAAAATAAATTTAAGATGAATTTCGACTTACAACTAACGCTTGAAAATGAATTGATAAAAATTGTTCCTTTGCAGGAAGATGATTTTGAGAAATTATATAAAGTAGCGTCTGACCCATTGGTTTGGGAGCAGCATCCAAATA encodes the following:
- a CDS encoding DUF1080 domain-containing protein, encoding MKKSILILTLFILISTSLTFAQKSLFDGKSLAGWHSDVPAKDKDPNIKPSFIIRDGMLVSLGDPRGHLITDAVYQNYRLEVEYRFAGKPGNCGVLVHASTPRALYGMFPKSLEVQMQHQDAGDFWCIEEDITVPDMEARRGPKDTWGVNGNKARRIKNLTDGTEKPLGEWNTMVIECYKNSVKVWVNGVLVNEGTNCTVDKGQIALQAEGSEVEFKKLMLKPIKKLSK